The Gammaproteobacteria bacterium genome segment TATCCCATGGCCCCCATCCCAGCCGAAGTCATAAAGAATTGATTTCGCAATAATCTTAATGATTGGGCAGCCCACATTTGATGATTTCCAACATCAGCAACAAATCCTTGCACACCTTTGCTCCATTCAGCTAATCGAGCCATAAAGAAATTAGGATTTATACCGTCTAATTCTTTTAATTCCTCAGTATCAGGCCACTCTTTTTTAAGTTGATGGATTTGGGATATCCAATCCTTTTTCAAAGAAAATTTTGTAGGGTCTATTTTTTTTAGAAAAACTGTTAAAAAGTTTTCAACATCCTCTGTAATACAAATACAACCATTCACCCGATTATTCATTTCATTTTCATCACAATCAATATGATAAATCACTTTATTCTTTTTAAATCCATCGACATCGGCTCCAGTTTGTCGAATGTCCAAACGGCTACCTAAAACTATTAACAAATCGGCAGTTCCAATCGCGATATTGGCCCAACGATTTCCATAACTCCCAATAAATCCCACACGCATAAGATGTTGATAAGGTATAGCTTCCAATCCCAATAAAGAAGTGACAACAGGAATTTGCGTTAATTCTGCAAATTGAAGAAGCTTATCAATAGATTTCGTAGCAACAATGCCTCGGCCAGCTAAAATAATGGGGCGCTGAGAATGTTGAATGGCTTGTTCTAAATCAGAGAGCAATTTTTCTGAAATCGTTTTTTGTATAACTTCTCTTTTTAAAGGTAATAAAGACGCAGCATTGACTTCAATTTCAGCACGTTGTAAATTCATCGGAATATCGATCAAAACAGGACCTTGACGCCCTTCAATCGCTAATTGATAAGCTTCGGGTAAAACAGATTCTATCTCTGCTGCGGTCGTAACCGCATAACATTTTTTTGTAATGGGTCTAGCCATACTTATAATATCAGTTTCTTGAAAACCCAATTGTCGAATTTTTCGATCCCCTTTTTGCTCATGCTGATTGACTTGTCCTGTAAGGAATAGTGCGGGTACCGAATCAAAATAACAATTGCCTATTCCTGTTAATAAGTTAGTGGCCCCTGGACCGCTTGTTGCCAATGCAATACCCGGCTTCCCAGTAAATCGAGCAAACCCATCGACTGCAAAAGCGGCGGCTTGTTCATGATGTACACTTATAATGTTAATAGCATTCGTATGATAAATCGCATCTAATAAATGGGTAATCATTCCACCTGCCATTTCGAAAACATGAGTAATACTTTGAGCTTTCAAAAAGGCTGCAATGAAATCATTTACCTTAATTTTCATTTAAGACACACACTCTTCTTTAATATAGGACTGTACGAATTCCTCAAAACATTCATAGATATAATTCATCATTGCTTTTGTCATTCCATGATGAGCACCTATCAATAGTCCACCACGCATTACTTGATCTGCATTGGGAAATCCTTCAGCCGGTGCACGATGTTCTATATTCATGAATCCAGGCTGACGCAAAATATTTCCAGTGAACACCGTTCGTGTTTGAATGCCTCGTTTTTCGAGGACTATTTGAAGTTCGCGTCGAGAGAAGGGGGCTGTGTCTCTTACAATCAATGGAAAGGCCAGCCAACCAGTGCGAGAGTTTTGTCGTTGTTCTGGCAAAATAAACCACTCATCATATTGTTTAAAAAATGCAAGATGTTCAGCAAAAAAACCTTCCCGCAATTCGACATTTTGTTGCAACTTTCGGAGCTGTACCAAACCAAATGCAGCACCCATTTCAGATGGCTCTAAATTATAACCTAACGCTTCAAACACGAATTTTGCGTCATAAGGGATACCATCCACATTCACATTAAAGCGATTTTCTATCGCCTCTGATTCAACAAATAGAGAAGAACTACGTCCCCAACTCCGTAATAATTTAGCGCGATCTGCCAATTCAACAGAATTGACACATAACATTCCGCCATTACCTCCACATGTAATTACATGTGAGCCATAAAAACTGGTTGTGCTAATATCCGAATAAATTCCTGTGGATTGATCATTAATCGTTGCGCCCAGTGTATCGGCAGAGTCTTCAATCACAATCAAATTATGCTGATCAGCAATGTGTCGTATTTTTATCCAATCTGTTAAATTCCCTAATAAATTCGGAATCATCATCACTCTTGTTTTAGAAGTAATCATTTCTTCAATTTTGGCAGCATCGATATTATACGACGCAGGTTCCACATCAATAAATACTGGAACCAACCCATTTTTAACAAGTGGCGCTACTGTTGTCGAAAAAGTTAAAATCGGTGTAATCACTTCAGACCCTTTAGGTAAATCTAAAATTTCAACCGCTAAATAATTTGCCGAGGATCCTGAATTTACCATAATGCCATAGCGCTTTGAAAATAATTGGGCGACTTTTTCTTCCATTTCAGCAACATGCTTACCCATTTGTGTAGATGTTTGTAATACATGCGTTACCGCATCAATTTCATCTTGCCCCCACACGGCTTTTCCGTATGAAACGTGTTTAATTGAAGAACTCATACTGTAATTTCCTGATAATTGTGAATTTGATTAACAACAATATCTCGAACATTGGTAAGATCATGACTGTGTTTATACCAATCCACTGTCCACTGCACAGCCTGATCCAGTGTCAATGTCGGCCTCCACTTAAGCATCTTAACTGCTTTTGAAATATCTAATTTCAAAATCGCCGCTTCATGATCCGTACGATTTTTTTCTACATGATACCCAATATCAGAAGACCATTCTTTCAAAAATGACTCAACAAACCATTGAACTGTTTTATGATCCGATTCTCGCGGACCAAAATTCCATGCCTGAGAATAGTTTTGAGGGTCATGCCACGCTTTCTCTATCAGCGTCAAGTAACCACGCAAAGGTTCTAGAACATGTTGCCAAGGTCGAATGGCGTTCGGGTAGCGCAAAAGCAAAGGGTTATTTGAAGCTATTGCTCGCACTAAATCAGGAACTAATCGATCAACAGCCCAATCGCCTCCTCCAATCACATTTCCAGCACGCGCAGTAGCCACTGCAATAGAGGGAAAAAAACTTCGACGATAGGCGGCTGTCACTAATTCAGAACAACCTTTACTGCTGCTATACGGATCATATCCACCCATAGGATCTTGTTCATCATAGCTGATGTTTTTTTCTTTGTTTTCATAACATTTATCAGAAGTGACATTCAGTATGACTTTGACACTGTCACAAAAACGAGCCGCATCCAACAAATTTACTGTTCCCATCACATTCGTATTAAATGTCATCACAGGATCTTTGTATGATTCTTTCACTAATGCTTGAGCTGCCAAATGTAAAATAATATCAGGCTGAAATTCTACCAACTGTTTTCTAAGTAAAGCATAATCTGTAATATCGGCTTCAACATGAATCAACGTTTTTTTGACATCAGCGAGTTCAAATAAGCTCAGAGATGTATTCGGTTTTAAAGCATAACCCATGACTTTCGCACCTAATTCATGCAACCACAATGAGAGCCAACTTCCTTTAAAACCGGTATGTCCGGTTAAAAAAACTTTCTTATTTTTCCAAAATAATTGATTCATTACCAAATTTTCCATGGTGCTGCATTCGATTGCCAGAGTTCTTCAAGATAATTTTTTTCACGAAGAGTATCCATCGGTTGCCAAAATCCATCATGCAAAAAAGCAGACATTTGATTTTCATCACATAATTTTGCCATGGGTTCTTGTTCCCATATTGTATTATCATTTTCTATATAATTAAAAACTTTTGGCGAAAGAACAAAAAATCCTCCATTGATCCAACCACCATCACCTTTTGGCTTCTCTTGAAAATTCTGGACTTTATTTCCTAAAAGATCCATCGCTCCAAAACGACCCGCTGGCTTTACCGCTGTGACAGTTGCACAAACACCTTCAGCTCGATGCTGAGCAATCAATTGTGTAATATCCAAATTACTCACACCATCGCCATAGGTAAAACAAAAATCATCATCTTCCACAAACTGCTGCACTCGCTTAAGTCGACCTCCAGTCATCGTCTGCTCACCGGTATCAACTAAAGTCACACGCCATGGCTCAACAAATTTTTGATGGACTTCCATCTTATTTTGTTTCATATCAAATGTAACATCTGACATATGCAAAAAATAATTGGCAAAATATTCTTTAATCAAATAACCTTTATAGCCAAGACAAATAATAAAATCGTGAATACCATGAGCAGAATAAATCTTCATGATATGCCAAAGAATTGGCTTTCCACCAACCTCGATCATGGGCTTAGGCTTCAGTAAAGTCTCCTCGCTAATGCGAGTCCCGAATCCACCTGCCAAAATAACTGCTTTCATTAGGCTACAACCTTATAGAGAGTGATCATTAGACAACGATTATCTATCCCCCTCTCTCAACCTGTCAAGAAAGATTACCCGCGTTTTTTAAGAGCTTTTTTGACATCATTGCGATAGGACCTTATAGTCCATTATTTGTAGGATTCTGGGATAGTTCATATGATCGAAAAATTAATTCCTTCTCTGGCCTTATCGGGCATATTTATAGCGCTCTTCTTACTATGTTTCTTTTCAGCCCCAATAACGGATGAAAGCCTCCCTATCGCTATCGCTCTTCGCTTTCTTCAAGGCCAAAAGCCCTTTATCGATGATTTATCGCCCTATATTGGATTAGGTTTTTTCGTTGCTCCATTCGTTAAGCTCAGTATTATAATCCATAACGGGAAAGATGATCTCATACTTTTTTTGAGGCATGCTTATTTATTTTTCAGTATTTTGGTGGGGCTGTACACGTATCTTGCAACCCGAAAATATCTTCCCGATATCCTTGCTTCGGTTATAGCAATATCAATCATTATTTTTCATCCCTTCGGCATTAATAATTTTCACTACGATACCCTTGTCACATTGCTTTGGTCGGCTCTTATCTTTCAGCTGTATAATTTTATTTTTAGCTCAAATAATTCAACCTTAGATTACCTTCTTTTTGCTCTTTTAAATGTTATGTTATGTTTAAGTTACCCCACCTTTCTTCTCCTAGTCGTATTGCTCAACACCATCGGTGGATTTTTCATCAACAATAAAAAAACCTTTTATCTATCGCAAACGGCGGTGTACCTTTTCACTGCAACACTGATGGCCTGGCTGATCTTCGCATTCTACTCAATTCAGCTCGCAGACCTCATGAATGCCCTAGAATTCAACAAAAATCTAGCTCACTTTTCAGCACATCAGCATAGCTTCATCGGAAAAACCCTTATAGTTATCTCGAATCTCATTAAACGATACGCAATTCATTTCACACTCGCGGTAATATTACTCAAAATGGCATACCATTTTAAAAACTCTCGCACTATCCAAAATAGTATATTTCTCATTATGCTCATCGTACCTTTATTTTTTATCCAAGTATTACACCCTTCTTTCACGGGAATATTTTATTACCTAACTGGCTTAGGACTTACCGGAGTTATTATTTTCTTTATTTATCTGAAGCAGAATAGTGTAGCGAAAAACATCTTTTTCTCTATCTGGATTCCTTCCTTTGCAGCAGGACTTCTCACAAGTATTTCCAGTTATAATCTAGAATTGAATTTTATTATTGGCTTTTTTCCAGCAGTATTGTCGAGTGTAATCTTCTATTGTTTAGCTTTAGAAAAGATCAATGAAAACCAATCATCAATCCCAAAAATCTTTATACTCTTTTTTATTTCCCTACTCTGCTACTTTCAGCTTTGCTACCTCTACGGAGACGACATAAGAGGACTCAAAATCTATACCACTCATCAGCAATACCACGTTAAGGGCCCATTAAATCACCTCTATATCGAACCCAAATGGATACCCATACTCTCATCGCTTCAAAAAGACCTACAGGCCATCGACACATCTGACAGTACATTTATTTACTTCGGCACTTTCTCAGTTGGCTACCTCTTTCTCGACAAACTAAAACCCGGCGACTACCTCGCTTACTGCCCCTATGAAGTCGACCACTTCGGCCAAAAAGTCCGCACTCCCAACTACACCGTCGATCTCTCAAGAACATTAGACATTCCCAAATCCTCAATCCGCACCTACCTTTCTCAACATACGTACTCCAAATTTGCTTCACGCCCATTATACGATATCTACTATAGTAAGTAGTTATGGGCATACTGGTGTCATACTATGTAATTTGACCGACCGCTCCTCAGGATGATAGTATTCTCGCATTAATGAAAAAAGGATTTATCTGATGACTACACTAACAAAATTACTGTGCCTATGTATTGGCTTACTGTTAAATTGTTCAAGTTATGCCGTTAAAAATAGTGACTATAATTTAAACAGATTTCACCCCTACCAGACTCTGCATGTGTCAATATCGACTCAAACAAACAGTGATTGTTCTAGGCTCAATGTCTATCATCCTTATGGTAAATTACTTGAAGGTACTACCTTTCCTTATCAAATGGACAAACACGAAACAGCCACCTTTATTTTATCAGAAGGTTTTGCTACTGGACCTGATGTAACCCTAACTTACAAATGCGGATCTGATACATTTTCGGTTCGTGCATGGCAAAGTCAATGCTGGTTAGTCTATGGCTGTCATGCTCATGGGGAAATCATTTCCACAACTGATGGACTTATAGTAGACACACCCATAGATATTAAAAATGCTTCACGTATTTGGAATGAATACGGTGAAGTTCACTTTACTGTTCGTAATAAATAACCATCGAGGTACAATATCGCTCCTGCTTTGACGATTAGTAGGTCATACTTTTGTTTATATCAGTTAAGGTGTGCAATATTCGGTTACCAACGGCCACTTAACCTGGCCCTGGGCACCATCCATTTATATGGGTCCGCCATACCCATAATGTTTCGGTAACATTTTTTTATGAGTCAATTCCCCCATTACATGCGATTGTATCATAAAAAAAATATGATATAGTGTTCGAAGATAATTAATTTCACATGATCATAGTGGGTTTCCAGCTACTTGCATCACTATCCAACCATCAACAGGGTATTAATATGAACGAAGAAACTGAAAAAAACACGATGCAAATTGAGCATAATGGTACAGCGGTTAGTGATGATCTAGCCACCTTTAACAAGGAGGTTGATTCTCATCTGAATTCGATTAAATCGAATACCATTGAAACGATGGAGCGTGTCATAAAACTTTATGATCAGTATTACCAACCCCTGCCAAAAGACACTGAAGAGCTGATTGATGAATTTACGCCTGTTGTAACAAATTTATGGTCAGATCTTGATCCAAAGCAGCTTTTTAATCTTGTCCCAATGATGCTGAATGGACTCATATCACCGCTCTTCTCATACCAATATATCGCCCTTCAATTTTTCATTGGTTGTGGCCGTGAACTCATTGATATTTATTATTTATTTTCTCAATCTCATTGGGATGAAATTATAAAAAAACTTTTTGACCTCGCTGATCAAGACGATCAAAGAGATAAGCCTGATCCTAGGCATATACGTTACCTTTGCGCTCATGATGCACTGAGTGAACTGTTAATTCCACTTGGTGACCAAATCAAAGTTAAAGACCTTGGGCGGCTGATCGAAGTCGTTTTCGACCGCATTTTTTGCTATCATCCATCTGAGGATACGTATGAATTGAGTGAATATATTCTAGAATATTATCAGCTTATCTTTAGCAGGCTCATAATTCCATTCCAAAGCTATCCAAAAGAAATAAGATTATTATTGGAAGATAGGTTCAAAGCTCTATCGCTTGCTTTACGACGAAAACCCGATATAAATCTTCATGAGAACCTTATCGATGCAATCGCGTGTTATATCGTTGAGAAAAATAAGACATTCTTACCGACTAATGAATTTCAGCAATATGTTGAAAAAAATCCCGATCAAGATCAGGAGAACAATGGATTCTTTAAATTATATACTGCTTGTTTTATAAAATTAAGCGAACACCAGAAGATCATGCTGCTTCGTCGTCTAAAAGTTGATGACAAGAAGGGGATGCCACCGAAAGCCATTAATTGTTTATTGGAAAGCTTAGATAAAAACACTTTCTTCAAAGAAGCCGATGTAGCCCCACCCGCTCTTACACTAATCTGCTCCTGCAAAGATAACGCAGGTCAAATCATGTGGCGAGTCTATCAAAAGGAAGAAGAGTATCTTTTATTTGAGAGGCATACGGTAGGAGCATTAAATAATTATTGGGTTCAATCTGCTGAAAGCCCAATCTCATCGCTTTCTGATAATGGGCTTTCCATTCTAGGAGCGATACATCTTGCTAATGCGCAAAAAAACAATGTTAATAAACCATGCTTATGGAGTGAATACCAGTCTCTTCTTCCAAGAGTTCATCCATTACTCGATGAAATAACTAAAGAAAAACCCATATCTTTTGCACTGATCAATCTTCATAATTTGACGAAAGCTGAAATGAGCGAATGGTTAGCTTCTTCTTTAATCGATAAAGAACGACTCATTAGTGAAGCGACTGATATGCAACGAGAAATACTAAAACGTATAATGCATGATGAATATTTCTTTTCCGAGGAAAAATTAAGAAAACCCGCTTCAGAGGTGCTTAAATTACTTCACCCCCAAGTACCGGACACACCTGTGGCAGTTATGATGGAAGAAATTGCAAATTTCAAAATATATCCTAAACTTAAGCAATCTTTTTACCGGGCTCTTTCTAATGATTTCATGGATGAAGCATTAAATATTAATGCTATTATTGATTTATTACTATATGTGGAAAAAACGTACGAAGATGATTGTGACTCTTACGAAGAGGACGATGTCAAGATCAAGCATCGACATGCTATTATCAATCGCGCGCTGGCCAACGCTCTCATGAATTCACAGATATGTCTCTATAAAGCACAAGCTAAAGCACTCATCAGCTTGATTGAGCATACGTATTTAAAATACGATAAAATCACTCCATTGGAAATGGTATCTATCTTTATGTTTTTGCACGCAAGTGCAAGCCAGGAACCTAGTATTATTCAGCTTATACTCTATAGTATCCAGAATATAGAACGTAAGGTAACTGCTGAAAACCTTGATGCTTATATGGCTGAAAGGGCAACTGACCATCTCTACTGTTTCTTCATGATATTACTTAATTCGTTGCACACAAAAAATCACTGTTTGGAATTTTTGTATTCCAAACTTCTACACTTTTATCATAGTCAATATGAACGGCAACCCTCTCTTGTACATAGCGCTGAGCTACCCCGTTTTCTTTCTAACATGGAAATGTGTTTTTACTTACCTCTGGACAGTGAGCGTCCCCCATTCAGTGGATTCAAATGGATCGCCTCTCAGCTACTATGGGAAATTAATCACGTGAAAACACCTACTGATTATCGAACATCTGATCAATCTAACATGTCGTTTATTGATCGCATCACAGAAATAAAAAATAATCATAAAAACCATCAAATTCGTGCACTAAGTAATCACATAGAAGAAGATTATCAGACTCTTCAAAAACCCCGGGAATCGGCCACATTTAATTCAAGCGAAGAAGATATCTACAACAAAAACACAAAGATAAATCTTACTGAATGGCTTATAAAAATAAGTTCAAGGCCACTTACCGCGGAACAATCAGAAACAATCATCACACTAGCGTATATCAGCTCACTGATGTATTGCAGTTATCAAACCAGCCCTCTTGTAAAATTGTTTTTTAATAAAGACATTTTCGGTCGCATCCTCAGTTTTCTTAATGATAGTGACATGGTAAGGCTACTATCTTTAAATTATTTAACTCGACAAGTGGTGTTTGAGCATTTAAACGAAAACCTTATTAATAATCGAGGAATAAAACGATCCACTAATAATTCATACTGCTTATTTTTTAAAAAAACTACCTATGTCTGTAAAAGTGATGGTTGTGATGGCCCTCTATGGAAAAATATAGATTCTGATAAAAAATTAAATCCCTAGCGATAGTCAAAAGATCACATGGGAAGCATAAGAGATATTCTGGTTCATGATTGGATATCTATAACAGGAAATAGTTCTTGATACTACACTGTAGCGCAAACTAAGATTAGCCCCTCAAACTTGCAGTTGCTGTCCCACACAACAACCGCTAGAATCACTACCTACTCGATAGTACGGTAAAACAAGATATGCTCAGTAAAGCCACTCCTCTCCACCAGCCTGATTCTCTAGGTCTTAGCATCACAACATCGAGAAAGACATGGTGGCAAGACATCCT includes the following:
- a CDS encoding aminotransferase class I/II-fold pyridoxal phosphate-dependent enzyme — translated: MSSSIKHVSYGKAVWGQDEIDAVTHVLQTSTQMGKHVAEMEEKVAQLFSKRYGIMVNSGSSANYLAVEILDLPKGSEVITPILTFSTTVAPLVKNGLVPVFIDVEPASYNIDAAKIEEMITSKTRVMMIPNLLGNLTDWIKIRHIADQHNLIVIEDSADTLGATINDQSTGIYSDISTTSFYGSHVITCGGNGGMLCVNSVELADRAKLLRSWGRSSSLFVESEAIENRFNVNVDGIPYDAKFVFEALGYNLEPSEMGAAFGLVQLRKLQQNVELREGFFAEHLAFFKQYDEWFILPEQRQNSRTGWLAFPLIVRDTAPFSRRELQIVLEKRGIQTRTVFTGNILRQPGFMNIEHRAPAEGFPNADQVMRGGLLIGAHHGMTKAMMNYIYECFEEFVQSYIKEECVS
- the rfbF gene encoding glucose-1-phosphate cytidylyltransferase, which codes for MKAVILAGGFGTRISEETLLKPKPMIEVGGKPILWHIMKIYSAHGIHDFIICLGYKGYLIKEYFANYFLHMSDVTFDMKQNKMEVHQKFVEPWRVTLVDTGEQTMTGGRLKRVQQFVEDDDFCFTYGDGVSNLDITQLIAQHRAEGVCATVTAVKPAGRFGAMDLLGNKVQNFQEKPKGDGGWINGGFFVLSPKVFNYIENDNTIWEQEPMAKLCDENQMSAFLHDGFWQPMDTLREKNYLEELWQSNAAPWKIW
- the rfbG gene encoding CDP-glucose 4,6-dehydratase → MNQLFWKNKKVFLTGHTGFKGSWLSLWLHELGAKVMGYALKPNTSLSLFELADVKKTLIHVEADITDYALLRKQLVEFQPDIILHLAAQALVKESYKDPVMTFNTNVMGTVNLLDAARFCDSVKVILNVTSDKCYENKEKNISYDEQDPMGGYDPYSSSKGCSELVTAAYRRSFFPSIAVATARAGNVIGGGDWAVDRLVPDLVRAIASNNPLLLRYPNAIRPWQHVLEPLRGYLTLIEKAWHDPQNYSQAWNFGPRESDHKTVQWFVESFLKEWSSDIGYHVEKNRTDHEAAILKLDISKAVKMLKWRPTLTLDQAVQWTVDWYKHSHDLTNVRDIVVNQIHNYQEITV
- a CDS encoding thiamine pyrophosphate-binding protein — its product is MKIKVNDFIAAFLKAQSITHVFEMAGGMITHLLDAIYHTNAINIISVHHEQAAAFAVDGFARFTGKPGIALATSGPGATNLLTGIGNCYFDSVPALFLTGQVNQHEQKGDRKIRQLGFQETDIISMARPITKKCYAVTTAAEIESVLPEAYQLAIEGRQGPVLIDIPMNLQRAEIEVNAASLLPLKREVIQKTISEKLLSDLEQAIQHSQRPIILAGRGIVATKSIDKLLQFAELTQIPVVTSLLGLEAIPYQHLMRVGFIGSYGNRWANIAIGTADLLIVLGSRLDIRQTGADVDGFKKNKVIYHIDCDENEMNNRVNGCICITEDVENFLTVFLKKIDPTKFSLKKDWISQIHQLKKEWPDTEELKELDGINPNFFMARLAEWSKGVQGFVADVGNHQMWAAQSLRLLRNQFFMTSAGMGAMG